A single Mytilus trossulus isolate FHL-02 chromosome 12, PNRI_Mtr1.1.1.hap1, whole genome shotgun sequence DNA region contains:
- the LOC134693362 gene encoding uncharacterized protein LOC134693362: protein MISMVIFLLGCLLTFHSVLPLSSEFVYKCKCKESCSDTEINSTITCGQYVWCCNKTLEESIDGGNEGSNNEGKSNVTVIQNGNKDEHSDFLNDDDIDLANDTIRNEQGNSDTESQKNQNYNKSEDHDKTIHRHKTVGIVQRPVASTTSILRNGIKYTFPIQKYPQGKPLIGDSDKLQDSATPFKLFVDRYKHPSYDSKQWFRKDHVWHNSYGSIQMPNSYRLSQSGGDIFHGDLHHTTDSGEYQDAVWNLMKGEIRKSREPSYRHPFETGYGVTLDSRNKNLNFYFNNENGKESKDISLIDILDHQIRMPTQLPFLTTTIDKKDIFSNKDHQIPLIIHKESVWTDYFRDLKVKRKRREKEIEERHRQSLLQEMFPLQQTSSVSMDNIMGPFNQMMSMNPWIKSKIIPKFQRKYKHSPRVLGIKP from the exons ATGATTTCCATGGTTATATTTCTTCTGGGATGTTTACTTACTTTTCATTCAGTTCTGCCTCTATCCTCAGAAT TTGTCTACAAGTGCAAGTGCAAGGAGTCTTGTAGTGATACGGAAATAAACTCTACAATCACATGTGGACAATATGTTTGGTGTTGTAACAAAACACTAGAAGAGTCAATCGACGGTGGCAATGAAGGATCAAACAATGAAGGTAAAAGCAATGTAACAGTGATACAAAATGGAAACAAAGACGAACATTccgattttttaaatgatgatgATATTGATCTTGCTAATGATACAATCAGGAATGAACAGGGTAATTCAGACACTGAAAGTCAAAAGaatcaaaattataacaaaagtGAAGATCATGACAAAACAATACATCGTCACAAAACGGTTGGGATTGTTCAAAGACCTGTCGCAAGCACAACTTCCATCTTAAGAAATGGTATCAAATATACGTTTCCTATTCAGAAATATCCTCAGGGGAAACCATTAATCGGTGATTCAGACAAGCTGCAGGATAGTGCCACACCATTCAAACTGTTTGTTGACAGATATAAACATCCTTCTTATGATTCAAAACAATGGTTTAGAAAAGACCACGTTTGGCATAATTCATATGGTTCAATTCAAATGCCAAATAGTTATCGACTATCCCAGAGTGGTGGGGATATATTCCATGGAGACCTGCATCATACGACTGATTCCGGAGAGTATCAGGATGCAGTGTGGAATTTAATGAAAGGTGAAATACGGAAATCTCGCGAGCCTTCATACAGACACCCATTCGAAACCGGATACGGTGTTACGTTAGATTCTAGAAACAAAAATCTAAACTTTTactttaataatgaaaatggaaaagaaTCAAAAGATATATCATTGATTGATATCTTAGATCATCAGATCAGAATGCCAACTCAACTACCGTTTTTGACTACTACGATCGACAAGAAAGACATTTTCAGCAACAAAGATCATCAAATTCCACTCATTATTCACAAAGAAAGTGTATGGACGGACTATTTCAGAGATCTAAAAGTGAAACGAAAACGGCGGGAGAAGGAAATTGAAGAACGTCACCGACAGTCATTGTTGCAGGAAATGTTTCCTCTCCAACAGACATCATCCGTCAGTATGGATAATATCATGGGTCCTTTTAACCAAATGATGTCAATGAATCCGTggataaaatctaaaataattcCGAAATTTCAAAGAAAGTACAAACATTCTCCACGTGTTTTGGGTATAAAACCATGA
- the LOC134692197 gene encoding uncharacterized protein LOC134692197, with amino-acid sequence MTKTSVSAPLSRGCLDGTNSADALLMSYCSAPEMSMWKRGVNVISNCANLPTYIAIGRTRHGHFTDISGIMTNCHSNGVIEIVEQACGTTTHLQNITSPSSNSYEVIMW; translated from the exons ATGACAAAGACAAGTGTGTCCGCCCCATTGTCTAGAGGTTGTCTGGACGGCACAAACTCAGCTGATGCCTTACTCATGAGTTACTGTAGTGCTCCTGAAATGTCCATGTGGAAACGAGGTGTCAAT GTAATTTCAAATTGTGCCAATCTACCAACATATATTGCCATTGGAAGAACTCGACATGGCCATTTTACAGACATTTCTGGAATTATGACTAACTGTCACAGCAATGGGGTTATTGAG ATCGTCGAACAAGCATGTGGTACTACaacacatttacaaaatatcacAAGTCCGAGTTCCAATTCTTACGAGGTTATAATGTGGTGA
- the LOC134692787 gene encoding uncharacterized protein LOC134692787 isoform X2, with the protein MYVTEKHRQELQNQGFTVIENVVTEKQCDKWIDEYKVWLSQFKEEEWPFTAHSLLQRYNTGNFETTWKARLATKKVFSELWHTEKLLSSVDAIAIGRPPETSDEDFARPGQHWLHCDQDAQRKGLHAYQGGLYLEAAAEDDWTFHVLKGSHKFIGEFYNENKKAAFRSSLNKYYHMKDENIEWFESKGCKQARVAAPKGGMVLWDSRLIHANVRPVEGRNNPERWRFVVLSCMGPAIWASKKDIESKKDAYNSVAMTTHWPCQGVNMMKSQIPSFCRSDVTMPTEQCETAKSKTVKELCGVISYNFKDEKSNGPNWTPEWGEELNVPNDKMVNSKFQLNRTYVAVLVLSLVVVFIAYQF; encoded by the coding sequence ATGTATGTAACAGAAAAACACAGACAAGAATTGCAGAACCAAGGTTTCACTGTAATAGAAAATGTCGTCACTGAAAAACAATGTGACAAATGGATAGATGAATATAAAGTTTGGTTATCTCAATTTAAAGAGGAAGAATGGCCATTCACCGCTCATTCACTGCTTCAAAGATACAATACTGGCAACTTTGAAACCACGTGGAAAGCTCGATTGGCAACAAAGAAAGTATTCAGCGAATTATGGCACACAGAAAAACTTCTGTCAAGTGTTGACGCCATTGCTATTGGACGACCACCTGAAACAAGCGACGAAGACTTTGCACGCCCGGGCCAACACTGGCTGCATTGTGACCAGGATGCACAGAGAAAAGGTCTTCATGCTTACCAAGGCGGCCTGTACTTGGAGGCTGCCGCTGAAGATGATTGGACTTTCCATGTGTTAAAAGGTTCACATAAATTTATCGGGGAGTTTTATAACGAAAATAAAAAGGCGGCTTTCAGAAGTAGTTTGAACAAATATTATCACATGAAAGATGAAAATATTGAGTGGTTTGAATCAAAAGGTTGCAAACAGGCGAGAGTAGCAGCTCCTAAAGGGGGAATGGTATTATGGGACTCAAGATTAATTCATGCGAATGTTAGgcctgttgaaggccgtaataATCCTGAGCGATGGCGTTTTGTTGTACTGTCTTGCATGGGTCCTGCAATTTGGGCGTCGAAAAAAGACATTGAATCGAAAAAAGACGCTTACAATTCGGTCGCTATGACAACACATTGGCCCTGCCAAGGAGTCAATATGATGAAGTCACAAATCCCATCGTTTTGTCGGAGTGATGTTACTATGCCAACAGAACAGTGTGAAactgcaaaatcaaaaacagtaAAGGAACTATGTGGTgtcatttcatataattttaagGACGAAAAAAGTAACGGACCTAACTGGACACCGGAATGGGGAGAAGAATTAAATGTTCCGAATGACAAAATggttaattctaaattccaatTGAACAGGACGTACGTGGCTGTATTGGTTTTATCATTGGTTGTAGTATTTATTGCTTATCAGTTTTAA
- the LOC134692787 gene encoding uncharacterized protein LOC134692787 isoform X1: MPLLDTVCALAIVNTHKGRKMYVTEKHRQELQNQGFTVIENVVTEKQCDKWIDEYKVWLSQFKEEEWPFTAHSLLQRYNTGNFETTWKARLATKKVFSELWHTEKLLSSVDAIAIGRPPETSDEDFARPGQHWLHCDQDAQRKGLHAYQGGLYLEAAAEDDWTFHVLKGSHKFIGEFYNENKKAAFRSSLNKYYHMKDENIEWFESKGCKQARVAAPKGGMVLWDSRLIHANVRPVEGRNNPERWRFVVLSCMGPAIWASKKDIESKKDAYNSVAMTTHWPCQGVNMMKSQIPSFCRSDVTMPTEQCETAKSKTVKELCGVISYNFKDEKSNGPNWTPEWGEELNVPNDKMVNSKFQLNRTYVAVLVLSLVVVFIAYQF; the protein is encoded by the exons aTGCCATTACTGGATACTGTCTGTGCTTTGGCCATTGTGAATACTCATAAAGGAAGAAAG ATGTATGTAACAGAAAAACACAGACAAGAATTGCAGAACCAAGGTTTCACTGTAATAGAAAATGTCGTCACTGAAAAACAATGTGACAAATGGATAGATGAATATAAAGTTTGGTTATCTCAATTTAAAGAGGAAGAATGGCCATTCACCGCTCATTCACTGCTTCAAAGATACAATACTGGCAACTTTGAAACCACGTGGAAAGCTCGATTGGCAACAAAGAAAGTATTCAGCGAATTATGGCACACAGAAAAACTTCTGTCAAGTGTTGACGCCATTGCTATTGGACGACCACCTGAAACAAGCGACGAAGACTTTGCACGCCCGGGCCAACACTGGCTGCATTGTGACCAGGATGCACAGAGAAAAGGTCTTCATGCTTACCAAGGCGGCCTGTACTTGGAGGCTGCCGCTGAAGATGATTGGACTTTCCATGTGTTAAAAGGTTCACATAAATTTATCGGGGAGTTTTATAACGAAAATAAAAAGGCGGCTTTCAGAAGTAGTTTGAACAAATATTATCACATGAAAGATGAAAATATTGAGTGGTTTGAATCAAAAGGTTGCAAACAGGCGAGAGTAGCAGCTCCTAAAGGGGGAATGGTATTATGGGACTCAAGATTAATTCATGCGAATGTTAGgcctgttgaaggccgtaataATCCTGAGCGATGGCGTTTTGTTGTACTGTCTTGCATGGGTCCTGCAATTTGGGCGTCGAAAAAAGACATTGAATCGAAAAAAGACGCTTACAATTCGGTCGCTATGACAACACATTGGCCCTGCCAAGGAGTCAATATGATGAAGTCACAAATCCCATCGTTTTGTCGGAGTGATGTTACTATGCCAACAGAACAGTGTGAAactgcaaaatcaaaaacagtaAAGGAACTATGTGGTgtcatttcatataattttaagGACGAAAAAAGTAACGGACCTAACTGGACACCGGAATGGGGAGAAGAATTAAATGTTCCGAATGACAAAATggttaattctaaattccaatTGAACAGGACGTACGTGGCTGTATTGGTTTTATCATTGGTTGTAGTATTTATTGCTTATCAGTTTTAA